The bacterium genome includes a region encoding these proteins:
- the sufC gene encoding Fe-S cluster assembly ATPase SufC → MSAELVINDLWAQVEDKVILKGASLTVKTGEIHALMGPNGSGKSTLANVLMGNPFYQVQRGEVLYKGEDLLAMAPDERARKGLFIAFQYPVSIPGVTMASFLRTSVSARRGLDKDQLMSLTDFQKIVKEKVAELQVDPSILGRYVNEGFSGGEKKRAEILQMAMLEPEIAIMDETDSGLDVDAVKIVAAGVNRMHELSGGKMGVLVITHYPRILKYIRPTRVHVMFDGRIVTSGTEELADELDRIGYDGIRAQYEQVAAEVAGEGEIRSAGKVFWVKH, encoded by the coding sequence TTGAGCGCAGAGCTCGTGATCAACGATTTGTGGGCCCAGGTTGAGGACAAGGTCATCCTGAAGGGCGCGTCCCTGACCGTCAAGACCGGGGAGATCCACGCGCTGATGGGCCCGAACGGCTCGGGGAAGAGCACGCTGGCCAACGTCCTGATGGGCAACCCGTTCTACCAGGTGCAGCGCGGCGAGGTGCTCTACAAGGGCGAGGACCTGCTCGCGATGGCGCCCGACGAACGCGCCCGCAAGGGTCTGTTCATCGCGTTCCAATACCCCGTGAGCATCCCCGGCGTGACCATGGCGAGCTTTCTTCGGACCTCGGTGAGCGCGCGGCGCGGGCTGGACAAGGATCAGTTGATGAGCCTCACCGACTTTCAGAAGATCGTGAAGGAGAAGGTGGCGGAGCTGCAGGTCGATCCGTCGATTCTCGGCCGGTACGTCAACGAGGGCTTCAGCGGCGGGGAGAAGAAGCGCGCCGAGATCTTGCAAATGGCGATGCTCGAGCCGGAGATCGCGATCATGGACGAAACCGACTCCGGCCTCGACGTCGACGCGGTCAAGATCGTCGCCGCCGGCGTGAACCGGATGCACGAGCTGTCCGGGGGCAAGATGGGCGTGCTCGTGATTACGCACTACCCGCGGATCCTTAAGTACATCCGCCCGACGCGCGTCCACGTCATGTTCGACGGGCGGATCGTGACGTCGGGGACCGAGGAACTCGCCGACGAGCTCGACCGGATCGGCTACGACGGGATCCGCGCGCAGTACGAGCAGGTCGCCGCCGAGGTCGCCGGGGAAGGCGAGATCCGCAGCGCCGGCAAAGTCTTTTGGGTCAAGCACTAA
- the sufB gene encoding Fe-S cluster assembly protein SufB — MAVTNPLGIDLDQYKYGFHDPEDKYAFKSRKGLDREIVETISHMKSEPDWMRALRLHSLGVFEKKPNPTWGGNVGEIDFNSIYYYVKPAENQGKTWDDVPADIKKTFDRLGIPEAEKKYLAGVGAQYESEVVYHSLREEWTKQGVIFLDMDSGLREHPDIVREYFGTVIPPEDNKFSALNSAVWSGGSFVYVPEGVHVTIPLQAYFRINAQNMGQFERTLIIAERGSHVHYVEGCTAPTYTSDSLHSAVVEIIVKEGARVRYTTIQNWSKNVYNLVTKRAVAYRDATMEWVDGNLGSKLTMKYPSVYMLEPGAKGEILSIAFAGEGQHQDPGGKVIHAAPHTQSSVVSKSISKSGGRAGYRGLVKVYPGAHGSKCAVRCDALILDDKSRSDTYPTMEIDETDVQVTHEATVSKVSDEQLFYLMSRGINQDEAMNMIVRGFIEPIARELPMEYSVELNRLIALEMEGSVG, encoded by the coding sequence ATGGCCGTCACCAACCCACTGGGCATCGATCTCGATCAGTATAAGTACGGCTTCCACGATCCCGAGGACAAGTACGCGTTCAAGTCCCGCAAGGGCCTCGACCGCGAGATCGTGGAGACGATTTCGCACATGAAGAGCGAGCCCGACTGGATGCGGGCCCTGCGCCTGCACTCGCTCGGCGTCTTCGAGAAAAAGCCGAATCCGACGTGGGGCGGCAACGTCGGCGAGATCGACTTCAACAGCATCTATTACTACGTGAAGCCCGCGGAGAACCAGGGCAAGACGTGGGACGACGTCCCCGCGGACATCAAGAAGACCTTCGACCGCCTCGGCATCCCGGAGGCGGAGAAGAAGTACCTCGCCGGGGTCGGCGCGCAGTACGAGAGCGAGGTCGTCTACCACAGCCTCCGCGAGGAGTGGACGAAGCAGGGCGTGATCTTCCTCGACATGGACTCCGGCCTGCGGGAGCACCCGGACATCGTCCGTGAGTACTTCGGCACGGTCATCCCGCCCGAGGACAACAAGTTCTCGGCGCTCAACAGCGCGGTGTGGAGCGGCGGTTCGTTCGTCTACGTGCCCGAAGGCGTGCACGTCACGATTCCGCTGCAGGCGTACTTCCGGATCAACGCGCAGAACATGGGCCAGTTCGAGCGGACGCTGATCATCGCGGAGCGCGGGTCCCACGTCCACTACGTCGAGGGGTGTACCGCGCCGACGTACACGAGCGACTCGCTGCACAGCGCGGTTGTTGAGATCATCGTCAAGGAAGGCGCCCGCGTCCGCTACACGACGATCCAGAACTGGTCCAAGAACGTTTACAATCTCGTGACGAAGCGCGCGGTCGCCTACCGCGACGCGACGATGGAGTGGGTGGACGGCAACCTCGGCAGCAAGCTGACGATGAAGTACCCGAGCGTGTACATGCTGGAACCCGGCGCCAAGGGCGAGATTCTCTCGATCGCGTTCGCGGGCGAGGGACAGCACCAGGACCCGGGCGGCAAGGTGATCCACGCCGCGCCGCATACGCAGTCGTCGGTCGTGAGCAAGTCGATCAGCAAGTCCGGCGGCCGCGCCGGCTACCGCGGGCTCGTGAAGGTCTACCCGGGCGCCCACGGCAGCAAGTGCGCGGTGCGGTGCGACGCGCTGATCCTCGACGACAAGTCGCGGTCGGACACGTACCCGACGATGGAGATCGACGAGACGGACGTGCAGGTCACTCATGAGGCGACCGTTTCCAAGGTTTCGGACGAGCAGCTGTTCTACCTGATGAGCCGCGGCATCAACCAGGACGAGGCCATGAACATGATCGTCCGCGGGTTCATCGAGCCGATTGCGCGCGAGCTGCCGATGGAATACAGCGTCGAGCTCAACCGGCTGATCGCGCTCGAGATGGAGGGGTCGGTCGGCTAG
- the sufD gene encoding Fe-S cluster assembly protein SufD, with the protein MSQHPSPPAVAGQAITAGALDRDLVIRRSAAAGEPGWLREQRLAAWEEFIRLPLPPDAGDEWRRTDLRPLDLASLRPLAAPARKPRLPAGLPALIGDPAAAAGLRLVVDGAAVQSRLAPELARAGIVFSSLDEAVATHPDLVRRHLYSVIGAAENKYRALNAALWQGGTFLYVPAGVEADLQLVTGTWLTPDGVAFLPRTLVVTGEGSRVTLVEVFGSTGGAVRTFAGHAVELVPGTAAQIRYVNLEDWSRNLWEVGVVRTVVGRDATVNTLMIGFGAGLVKTNVESRLAGEGATSEMLGVLFGDGAQHFDYHTLQEHAAPSTTSDLLYKGALKDKARSIFAGLIRADHGAQKTNAFQLNRNLILSEGARADSMPKLEIMANDLRCTHGASTSRLNDEQIFYLMSRGLPRETAVRMMVDGFFGEIFDRIPVDTVRQWLSGAIERKMAGYV; encoded by the coding sequence GTGAGCCAGCATCCATCTCCCCCCGCTGTCGCGGGGCAGGCCATAACGGCGGGCGCGCTGGATCGCGATCTCGTGATCCGGCGCAGCGCCGCCGCCGGCGAGCCCGGGTGGCTGCGCGAACAGCGCCTCGCGGCGTGGGAGGAATTCATCCGGCTGCCGCTGCCCCCGGACGCCGGGGACGAGTGGCGGCGGACCGACCTGCGGCCGCTCGATCTAGCGTCCCTGCGGCCGCTCGCCGCACCGGCCCGCAAGCCGAGGCTCCCGGCCGGACTGCCCGCGCTGATCGGCGATCCGGCGGCCGCCGCCGGGTTGCGACTGGTGGTCGATGGGGCCGCGGTCCAGTCGCGCCTGGCCCCCGAGCTCGCCAGGGCCGGCATCGTCTTCTCCTCGCTCGACGAGGCGGTCGCGACGCACCCGGATCTCGTCCGCCGGCATCTCTATTCCGTCATCGGCGCCGCGGAGAACAAGTACCGGGCGCTCAACGCCGCGCTGTGGCAGGGTGGAACCTTCCTATACGTCCCGGCCGGGGTGGAGGCCGATCTCCAACTCGTCACCGGCACCTGGCTCACGCCGGACGGGGTCGCGTTTCTGCCGCGGACGCTGGTGGTCACGGGGGAGGGGAGCCGGGTCACGCTCGTCGAGGTGTTCGGCTCGACCGGCGGGGCGGTCCGGACGTTTGCCGGCCACGCGGTCGAGCTCGTCCCGGGGACCGCCGCCCAGATCCGGTACGTGAACCTGGAAGACTGGAGCCGCAATCTCTGGGAAGTCGGCGTCGTCCGGACGGTCGTCGGGCGGGACGCCACCGTCAACACCCTCATGATCGGGTTTGGGGCCGGCCTCGTGAAGACGAACGTGGAGTCGCGCCTCGCCGGCGAGGGGGCGACGTCCGAGATGCTCGGGGTGTTGTTCGGCGACGGCGCGCAGCACTTCGACTATCACACCCTTCAAGAACACGCCGCGCCCAGCACGACGAGCGACCTGCTGTACAAGGGCGCCCTCAAGGACAAGGCGCGCTCGATCTTCGCCGGCCTCATCCGCGCGGACCACGGCGCGCAGAAGACCAACGCGTTCCAGCTCAACCGGAACCTCATCCTGTCGGAGGGCGCGCGCGCCGACAGCATGCCGAAGCTCGAGATCATGGCGAACGACCTGCGCTGCACGCACGGCGCGAGCACGAGCCGGCTCAACGACGAGCAGATCTTCTACCTGATGAGCCGGGGACTGCCGCGCGAGACGGCGGTGCGGATGATGGTGGACGGGTTCTTCGGCGAAATCTTCGACCGGATCCCGGTGGACACGGTCCGTCAGTGGCTGAGCGGCGCGATCGAGCGGAAGATGGCGGGGTACGTATGA
- a CDS encoding non-heme iron oxygenase ferredoxin subunit, translating into MTGAAQTPRETPRQAGADGEYVRVARRADVPPGAITRVEAGGHAIALVNVDGEFFAIDDVCSHEEASLSEGGLSGEIVVCPRHGARFNVKTGRVLSLPAVRSVATYAVRVEGDDVLVATEPRRSGALPHRR; encoded by the coding sequence ATGACCGGCGCCGCGCAGACCCCGCGTGAGACCCCGCGTCAGGCGGGGGCCGACGGGGAGTATGTTCGGGTGGCGCGCCGGGCGGACGTTCCGCCGGGCGCGATCACGCGGGTCGAGGCCGGCGGGCACGCGATCGCGCTCGTGAACGTGGACGGCGAGTTCTTCGCGATCGACGACGTCTGCTCGCACGAGGAGGCCTCGCTCAGCGAGGGCGGCCTCAGCGGCGAGATCGTCGTCTGCCCGCGGCACGGCGCGCGCTTCAACGTCAAGACGGGCCGCGTCCTGTCCCTGCCGGCCGTGCGGTCGGTCGCGACCTACGCGGTCAGGGTCGAGGGGGATGACGTGCTGGTCGCCACAGAGCCGCGGCGGTCCGGGGCCCTGCCGCACCGGCGCTGA
- a CDS encoding SufS family cysteine desulfurase yields MTMGIPATIRDDFPILRQRVHGKPLVYLDSAATSQKPRQVIDAIVQYYSEYNANIHRGVYAIAERATAAYEEARGKVARFIGAAEPAEVVFTRNVTEALNLVAHGWGRRHVGPGDEILTTELEHHSDLVPWQMLVHERGARLRHIPFDDHGRLVLDDLDRLLTDRTRIVALAHVSNVFGTVVPVERIARAAHERGAVVVVDGAQSAPHRPVDVRALGADFFGFTGHKMLGPMGTGGLWGRRDLLEEMEPFEGGGEMISDVWLDRAEWNAVPWKFEAGTMNVGDTIALGVAVDYLERLGMTAVLEHEREITGYAMGRLAEIPGLHLLGPDPAPDSRGDSRGGVVSFWMDGIHPHDVAQVLDGEGVCVRAGHHCAKPAHRKLGIGGSTRASFYVYTIREEIDALCRALAKTRDLFRVAG; encoded by the coding sequence ATGACGATGGGCATTCCGGCGACGATTCGTGACGACTTCCCGATCCTGCGCCAGCGGGTGCACGGGAAGCCGCTCGTGTACCTCGACAGCGCCGCGACCTCCCAAAAGCCCCGCCAGGTCATCGACGCGATCGTCCAGTACTACTCGGAGTACAACGCCAATATCCACCGCGGCGTCTACGCCATCGCGGAGCGCGCGACGGCCGCCTACGAAGAGGCGCGCGGGAAAGTGGCCCGGTTCATCGGCGCCGCTGAGCCGGCCGAGGTGGTCTTCACCCGCAACGTCACCGAGGCGCTCAACCTGGTCGCACACGGCTGGGGCCGCCGCCACGTCGGCCCCGGCGACGAGATCCTGACGACGGAGCTCGAGCACCACAGCGACCTGGTCCCCTGGCAGATGCTCGTGCACGAGCGCGGCGCGCGGCTCCGCCACATCCCCTTCGACGACCACGGACGGCTCGTGCTCGACGACCTCGACCGGCTGCTGACGGATCGGACGCGCATCGTCGCCCTCGCCCACGTGAGCAACGTCTTCGGCACGGTCGTGCCGGTGGAGCGGATCGCCAGGGCGGCCCACGAGCGGGGCGCGGTGGTCGTCGTGGACGGCGCGCAGTCGGCGCCGCACCGGCCCGTCGACGTGCGGGCGCTGGGAGCGGACTTCTTCGGGTTTACCGGCCACAAGATGCTGGGGCCGATGGGCACCGGCGGGCTGTGGGGCCGGCGCGACCTGCTCGAGGAGATGGAACCGTTCGAAGGCGGCGGGGAGATGATCTCCGACGTCTGGCTCGACCGCGCCGAGTGGAACGCGGTCCCGTGGAAGTTCGAGGCCGGGACGATGAACGTCGGCGATACGATCGCGCTCGGCGTGGCCGTCGACTACCTCGAACGGCTCGGCATGACCGCGGTCCTCGAGCACGAACGCGAGATCACGGGCTACGCGATGGGGCGGCTCGCCGAGATCCCGGGGTTGCACCTGCTGGGGCCCGATCCGGCCCCCGACTCACGCGGGGACTCGCGGGGGGGCGTGGTATCCTTCTGGATGGACGGCATCCATCCGCACGACGTCGCGCAGGTGCTGGACGGCGAAGGGGTCTGCGTCCGCGCCGGGCACCACTGCGCGAAGCCGGCCCACCGGAAGCTCGGGATCGGCGGCTCCACCCGCGCGAGCTTCTACGTGTACACGATCCGCGAGGAAATCGACGCGCTGTGCCGGGCGCTCGCAAAGACGAGGGACTTGTTCCGTGTCGCTGGATGA
- a CDS encoding SUF system NifU family Fe-S cluster assembly protein has translation MSLDDLYRDVILDHFSHPRNRGEVRPADVTREGANPLCGDEIRVSLRVRDGVVEDVKFDGKGCSISQASASMMTECIKGKPVAEANRLITEFKGMMHVSAGTESPAGDDLGDLAALSGVRKFPVRVKCATLSWITLEMALAELRDA, from the coding sequence GTGTCGCTGGATGATCTGTACCGGGACGTGATCTTGGACCACTTCAGCCACCCGCGGAACCGCGGAGAGGTCCGGCCCGCCGACGTGACCCGCGAAGGCGCCAACCCGCTGTGCGGCGACGAGATTCGCGTGTCGCTGCGCGTGCGCGACGGCGTCGTCGAGGACGTCAAGTTCGACGGCAAGGGGTGCTCGATCAGCCAGGCCTCGGCCTCGATGATGACGGAGTGCATCAAGGGCAAGCCGGTGGCGGAGGCGAATCGTCTGATTACCGAGTTCAAAGGGATGATGCACGTGTCCGCCGGGACCGAGTCCCCGGCCGGCGACGACCTCGGAGATCTCGCGGCCCTGTCCGGCGTGCGCAAGTTCCCGGTCCGGGTCAAATGCGCGACGCTGTCGTGGATCACGCTCGAGATGGCGCTCGCGGAGCTCCGCGACGCGTGA
- a CDS encoding NADH-quinone oxidoreductase subunit B family protein — MGFFEPPRPDAAPPEPRRSQIAPVAEAVGIIDSLPGGGLILTTVEAALNWGRASSIWPLTFGLACCAIEMMAAFASRFDLDRMGVIPRATPRQADLMIVAGRATLKMAPIVRRLWEQMPEPRYVISMGSCATCGGPFYYDNYSIIKGIDQVVPVDVYVPGCPPRPEALIEGILKLQEQIKKEPFLRRQAAAAIAARMAARPAPGGRG; from the coding sequence ATGGGATTCTTTGAGCCGCCCCGGCCGGACGCGGCCCCGCCCGAGCCCCGCCGGAGCCAGATCGCGCCCGTCGCCGAGGCCGTCGGGATCATCGACAGTCTCCCGGGGGGCGGGTTGATCCTGACCACGGTGGAGGCGGCGCTCAACTGGGGCCGCGCCTCGTCGATCTGGCCCCTCACCTTCGGGCTCGCGTGCTGCGCGATCGAGATGATGGCCGCGTTTGCCAGCCGCTTCGACCTCGACCGGATGGGCGTCATTCCGCGTGCGACGCCCCGCCAGGCCGACCTGATGATCGTGGCCGGCCGGGCGACGCTCAAGATGGCGCCGATCGTGCGGCGGCTGTGGGAGCAGATGCCGGAGCCGCGCTACGTGATCTCCATGGGGTCCTGCGCCACCTGCGGCGGGCCGTTCTACTACGACAACTACTCGATCATCAAAGGCATCGACCAGGTCGTGCCGGTGGATGTCTACGTGCCGGGCTGTCCTCCCCGGCCCGAGGCGCTGATCGAAGGCATCCTCAAGCTGCAGGAGCAGATTAAGAAGGAGCCGTTCCTCCGGCGGCAGGCGGCCGCGGCGATCGCCGCGCGGATGGCGGCGCGTCCCGCTCCCGGCGGGAGAGGCTGA
- a CDS encoding NADH-quinone oxidoreductase subunit D, producing MALRTEELMLNMGPQHPSTHGVLRLVVALDGENIVDVKPDIGYLHSSVEKMMEHRLYVQNVSLADRGMDYLIAMQNEQVYCLAVERLAGIEVPERGRYLRVLFDELSRLSSHLVWLGTWGIDLGATTVFLWCFREREMILDLMEKVTGGRLHHAYFRIGGVYIDPPPGWTDEVKTFLDYFDDRIEEYDRLLTANPIFLARTKGVGVIQRAKAIAMGASGPVARGSGIAIDIRKLEPYEVYDRMTFDVPVFPEGDCFARYQVRLEEMRQSARIVRQALKELPGGEVRSRVPMTMKAPRGEVYVRTESARGDLGIHLVSDGGEMPYRVKIRAPSFTNLYALSEAMRGWKIADVIAILGSIDIVLSDVDR from the coding sequence ATGGCGCTTCGCACCGAAGAGCTGATGCTCAACATGGGGCCGCAGCACCCGAGCACCCACGGCGTGCTGCGCCTGGTGGTTGCGCTCGACGGCGAGAACATCGTGGACGTGAAGCCGGACATCGGCTACCTGCACTCGTCGGTGGAGAAAATGATGGAGCACCGGCTCTACGTCCAGAACGTGTCGCTCGCCGACCGCGGCATGGACTACCTGATCGCGATGCAGAACGAGCAGGTGTATTGCCTCGCGGTGGAGCGGCTCGCCGGCATCGAGGTGCCCGAACGCGGGAGGTATCTGCGCGTTCTCTTTGACGAGCTGTCGCGGTTGTCGAGCCATCTGGTCTGGCTGGGGACCTGGGGCATCGATCTCGGCGCGACGACGGTCTTCCTGTGGTGCTTCCGCGAGCGCGAGATGATCCTCGACTTGATGGAGAAGGTCACCGGCGGGCGGCTGCACCACGCCTACTTCCGGATCGGCGGCGTCTACATCGACCCGCCGCCGGGGTGGACCGACGAGGTCAAAACGTTCCTGGACTACTTTGACGACCGGATCGAAGAGTACGACCGGCTGCTGACGGCGAACCCGATTTTCCTCGCCCGGACCAAGGGCGTCGGGGTGATCCAGCGCGCAAAGGCCATCGCGATGGGGGCGAGCGGCCCCGTGGCGCGCGGGAGCGGCATCGCGATCGACATCCGGAAGCTCGAGCCCTACGAGGTCTACGACCGGATGACGTTCGACGTGCCGGTGTTCCCCGAGGGCGACTGCTTCGCCCGGTACCAGGTGCGCCTCGAGGAGATGCGGCAGTCCGCGCGGATCGTCCGCCAGGCGCTCAAAGAGCTGCCGGGCGGCGAGGTGCGCTCGCGCGTCCCGATGACGATGAAGGCGCCGCGCGGCGAAGTCTACGTCCGCACGGAATCGGCCCGCGGGGACCTCGGCATCCATCTGGTCAGCGACGGCGGCGAGATGCCGTACCGCGTGAAGATCCGCGCCCCGTCGTTCACCAATTTGTACGCGCTGTCCGAGGCGATGCGCGGCTGGAAGATCGCCGACGTGATCGCGATCCTCGGCAGCATCGACATCGTCCTGTCGGACGTCGATCGATAG
- a CDS encoding NADH-quinone oxidoreductase subunit I: MSVGGRIAGAAKALATGLGLTWQVMLRNKVTVKYPIERLPVSNRFHGLLALPIDPETSKDRCIICFQCERICPSRCIHIEAQGKGKERVLTRFDIEMDKCQYCGFCVEVCPTEAIVFVPHYETSTFDRSTLLYSLDDLHQAVPKDPIATGIIRRAHGRTHNGDGGRVS; encoded by the coding sequence ATGAGCGTCGGGGGACGGATCGCGGGAGCGGCGAAGGCCCTGGCCACGGGCCTCGGCCTGACGTGGCAGGTCATGCTCCGCAACAAGGTGACGGTCAAGTACCCTATCGAGCGGCTGCCGGTGTCCAACCGGTTCCACGGCCTGCTCGCGCTGCCGATCGATCCCGAGACGAGCAAGGACCGCTGCATCATCTGCTTCCAGTGCGAGCGGATCTGCCCGTCGCGGTGCATCCACATCGAAGCGCAGGGCAAAGGCAAGGAGCGCGTCCTGACCCGTTTCGACATCGAGATGGACAAGTGCCAGTACTGCGGCTTCTGCGTCGAGGTCTGCCCCACCGAGGCCATCGTCTTCGTGCCGCACTACGAGACCTCGACGTTCGACCGGAGCACCCTGCTGTACTCGCTCGATGACCTGCATCAGGCGGTGCCGAAGGATCCGATCGCCACGGGCATCATCCGCCGCGCCCACGGACGGACCCACAACGGCGACGGCGGGCGCGTATCGTGA
- a CDS encoding NADH-quinone oxidoreductase subunit C, protein MTADQVAQIVARFPDVQDLQAEQRAEDARAEEEWKAREREWQEAAERAKTEGKPVPRPLKREESKVYRYLGPTFRVPRDRLIDLCRWLRDNPEFDMSYLSFVSAIDWPDRFEGVYHLTSIARRHGVMLKVSIPKERPALPSVVALWPGADWHEREAYDLFGIVFEGHPDLRRIMMSADWKGHPLRKDYVYEDPQWLVDVTTQRQREIAATGDEWEGRGSRS, encoded by the coding sequence GTGACGGCCGACCAGGTCGCCCAGATCGTCGCGCGGTTTCCCGACGTGCAGGACCTGCAGGCGGAGCAGCGCGCGGAGGACGCGCGAGCCGAAGAGGAGTGGAAGGCCAGGGAGCGGGAGTGGCAGGAGGCCGCGGAGCGGGCCAAGACGGAGGGCAAGCCGGTCCCCCGGCCGCTCAAGCGCGAGGAGTCGAAGGTGTACCGCTACCTCGGGCCGACTTTCCGGGTGCCGCGGGATCGTCTCATCGATCTGTGCCGCTGGCTGCGCGACAATCCGGAGTTCGACATGTCATACCTGTCATTCGTCTCCGCGATCGACTGGCCCGACCGGTTCGAGGGTGTCTACCATCTGACGTCCATCGCCCGGCGGCACGGCGTGATGCTGAAGGTGTCCATTCCAAAGGAGCGGCCCGCCCTGCCGTCGGTCGTCGCGCTGTGGCCCGGCGCGGACTGGCACGAGCGCGAGGCCTACGATCTGTTCGGCATCGTCTTCGAAGGGCATCCCGATCTGCGCCGGATCATGATGAGCGCGGACTGGAAGGGCCATCCGCTGCGAAAGGACTACGTGTACGAAGACCCGCAGTGGCTGGTCGACGTAACGACTCAGCGCCAGCGCGAGATCGCCGCGACCGGCGACGAGTGGGAGGGCCGCGGCTCCCGCAGTTGA
- a CDS encoding molybdopterin-dependent oxidoreductase yields MSVSKTRGFLGGLAGGAVALGVLFAYRSATGMPTLQEALAERMIRLLPYQVFAEILARLQHLAKPLGLVMAVIASLAGFGLGGALYAAVTGRLRWPVLGGAAVTAAAAWGVLTFGFLPLIEGNALGVPLTTIVTDPAVPMALACAAYALVLAALVRVPARPRLLRGGRSEAAGVVRADAASGANGRSARESSRRDLLRRSALVVAGAAVGARLASWGASAGRAAAAAANMAFRLIKGMPPEVTPSTAFYQVSKNFFDPTVDVGKWRLEVTGLVNKPLKFSLDELKAASPAVERYQTFECISNEVGGDLIGNAKWTGVRVKDVLALAGVRAGATTIIWRAADGYSESIPLPVAEDPETLLAYEMNGAPIPQKHGAPVRVLLLNRYGMKQPKWLTSIEVANHDYTGYWEQQGWSKEAIVKVNSAFLVEQREGGVLALGGWAFAGDRGISKVEVSPDNGKTWLAAAVKEPFNRNCWQFWSAEWTPPGPGEYSLKARAYDGAGKLQPAERKPTLPDGGQGYHTVRVKV; encoded by the coding sequence ATGAGCGTATCGAAAACGCGCGGATTCCTAGGCGGCCTGGCCGGCGGCGCCGTGGCGCTGGGAGTGCTGTTCGCCTACCGCAGCGCGACCGGCATGCCGACGCTGCAGGAGGCGCTCGCCGAGCGCATGATCCGGCTCCTGCCCTATCAGGTGTTTGCCGAGATTCTGGCGCGGCTGCAGCATCTCGCAAAGCCCCTCGGTCTCGTGATGGCGGTCATCGCCTCACTCGCCGGATTCGGGCTCGGCGGGGCGCTGTACGCCGCTGTGACCGGCCGCCTCCGCTGGCCGGTGCTGGGCGGCGCCGCGGTGACCGCCGCGGCGGCCTGGGGGGTGCTGACGTTTGGGTTCCTGCCGTTGATTGAAGGGAACGCGCTCGGGGTTCCGCTGACGACCATTGTGACGGACCCGGCCGTGCCGATGGCGCTCGCCTGCGCAGCCTACGCGCTCGTGCTGGCGGCGCTGGTCCGTGTTCCCGCGCGTCCGCGACTCCTGCGGGGCGGCCGTTCGGAGGCCGCCGGTGTGGTCCGCGCGGACGCGGCGTCAGGGGCCAACGGGCGCAGTGCCCGCGAGTCAAGCCGCCGCGACCTCCTGCGCCGTTCGGCGCTTGTGGTCGCCGGCGCCGCGGTGGGCGCGCGGCTCGCGTCGTGGGGTGCTTCCGCGGGCCGCGCCGCGGCGGCCGCGGCCAACATGGCGTTCCGCCTGATCAAAGGCATGCCGCCCGAGGTGACGCCGAGCACCGCCTTCTATCAGGTGTCCAAAAACTTCTTCGACCCGACGGTCGACGTCGGCAAGTGGCGGCTCGAGGTCACCGGCCTGGTCAACAAGCCGCTCAAGTTCTCGCTCGACGAGCTCAAGGCCGCGTCGCCCGCGGTCGAGCGGTACCAGACCTTCGAGTGCATCAGCAACGAGGTGGGCGGCGACCTGATCGGCAACGCCAAGTGGACGGGCGTGCGCGTGAAGGACGTGTTGGCCCTCGCCGGGGTCCGGGCGGGCGCCACGACGATCATCTGGCGCGCGGCCGACGGGTATTCCGAATCGATTCCCCTCCCGGTCGCCGAGGATCCGGAGACGCTGCTGGCCTACGAGATGAACGGCGCGCCGATCCCCCAGAAGCACGGCGCGCCGGTCCGCGTGCTGCTCCTGAACCGGTACGGGATGAAGCAGCCGAAGTGGCTCACGAGCATCGAGGTCGCCAACCACGACTACACCGGGTACTGGGAACAGCAGGGGTGGAGCAAAGAAGCGATCGTCAAGGTGAACAGCGCCTTTCTCGTCGAGCAGCGGGAGGGCGGAGTCCTCGCGCTCGGCGGATGGGCGTTCGCGGGCGATCGCGGGATCTCCAAGGTGGAAGTCAGCCCGGACAACGGGAAGACGTGGCTTGCGGCGGCGGTCAAGGAGCCGTTCAATCGGAACTGCTGGCAGTTCTGGTCGGCGGAGTGGACGCCGCCGGGGCCGGGCGAGTATTCGCTCAAGGCCCGCGCCTACGACGGGGCCGGGAAGCTGCAGCCGGCCGAGCGGAAACCCACCCTGCCCGACGGGGGTCAGGGATACCACACCGTCCGCGTGAAGGTGTAG